Proteins encoded by one window of Rubrobacter indicoceani:
- a CDS encoding TIGR03617 family F420-dependent LLM class oxidoreductase, which yields MPALKLDVNLGVEGDYLKDVRRISRAADELGFSGIVSSETKHDGFIPLALAADATERLDLLTSVAIAFSRSPMETAQTAWDLQSLSDGRFILGLGTQVKAHITRRFSMPWDRPVARLRDYILAVRAIWGSFQTEGPLKYEGEFYRHTLMTPFFNPGPVERPEIPIYIAGVNTALARLAGEVSDGFHVHPFHSPDYLRQVVKPAIAEGAKKAGRREEEIKLAVPVFVITGEDGRRLEEQRRAMRQQTAFYASTPTYRTVLEVHGWGEVGERLSGLAREKKWAEMPALVTDEMLAAFAVEGAPDEIGPALVERYGGLVDRLALYMPYVPGERDEFWRGVISGVTKEA from the coding sequence ATGCCCGCCCTCAAGCTCGATGTAAACCTCGGGGTCGAGGGAGACTACCTGAAAGACGTGAGGCGTATCTCCCGAGCCGCCGACGAGCTCGGCTTCTCCGGCATCGTCTCGTCGGAGACCAAGCACGACGGCTTTATTCCGCTTGCCCTCGCCGCCGACGCCACCGAAAGGCTCGACCTGCTCACCTCGGTCGCGATAGCGTTCTCCCGGTCCCCGATGGAGACGGCCCAGACGGCCTGGGACCTGCAGTCCCTTTCGGACGGGCGGTTTATCCTGGGGCTCGGGACGCAGGTCAAGGCGCACATAACGCGGCGGTTCTCGATGCCCTGGGACAGGCCGGTGGCGAGGCTGCGGGACTACATCCTCGCCGTGCGGGCCATCTGGGGGTCGTTCCAGACCGAAGGCCCCCTGAAGTACGAGGGGGAGTTCTACCGGCACACGCTCATGACCCCGTTCTTCAACCCCGGCCCGGTTGAGCGCCCCGAGATCCCGATCTACATCGCCGGGGTGAACACGGCTCTGGCGAGGCTCGCCGGGGAGGTCTCGGACGGCTTCCACGTCCACCCGTTCCACTCGCCGGACTACCTGCGGCAGGTCGTGAAACCCGCCATCGCCGAGGGCGCAAAGAAGGCCGGGCGTCGGGAAGAGGAGATCAAACTCGCCGTCCCCGTCTTTGTTATCACCGGAGAGGACGGGCGACGGCTCGAGGAGCAGCGCCGGGCGATGCGCCAGCAGACCGCCTTCTACGCCTCCACCCCGACCTACCGGACGGTGCTGGAGGTTCACGGCTGGGGCGAGGTCGGCGAGCGGCTGTCCGGGCTCGCCCGGGAGAAAAAGTGGGCCGAGATGCCGGCGCTCGTAACCGACGAGATGCTCGCGGCCTTTGCGGTCGAGGGCGCGCCGGATGAGATAGGTCCGGCCCTTGTCGAGCGCTACGGCGGCCTCGTTGACCGGCTCGCCCTCTACATGCCCTACGTCCCCGGCGAACGCGACGAATTCTGGCGGGGCGTTATCTCGGGCGTAACGAAGGAGGCCTGA
- a CDS encoding amino acid transporter, with translation MTGWLLARKVQEVGGPESSRSEEEAKPWWQIVCLTGVDYFSTLGYIPGIALFAAGALSPIATLLIVLLTLFGMLPMYRRVATESPNGQGSIAMLERLLSFWKGKVFVLVLLGFVATAWLVTITLSAADATAHVVENPFVPEFVRGQRVLITLVLLALLGGIFLKGFREAIGVAVPVVAVFLTVNLIAVSVGFYEIFTTPGSLLSWRDALFAEAPNPLLMFAAAMLVFPQLALGLSGFETGVSMMPLVRGDPGDRPDHPTGRIRNTGKMLMVAALIMSFFLLTTSFVTAVLIPAEAAAEGGPANGRAMAYLAHEYLGDGFGTVYDVSTIAILWFAGASAMAGLLNIVPRYLPRYGMSPEWGRAVRPMVLVYTAVAFVVTIIFGASVDAQAGAYATGVLAMMTSAAVAVTLAAFRRGDRRMGLFFTVVSAVFVYALVANEVQRPDGLLIALLFIFAIVVLSLISRAARSTELRTERVELDDEARRFIREASESGALHIIAHRRRRGDSPGEYAEKQSEQHEDNHIPPGVMLFLEVDVADPSEFADVVEVRGVDIGGYRVLRAESSTVPNAIAALLLYLRDETGLRPHCYFGWTEGNPILYLLRYLLFGEGDTAPVCREVLREAEPDPKKRPAIHVGG, from the coding sequence GTGACGGGCTGGCTTCTCGCCAGGAAAGTTCAGGAGGTCGGCGGGCCGGAGTCCAGCCGGAGCGAGGAAGAGGCCAAACCCTGGTGGCAGATCGTCTGCCTCACCGGCGTCGACTACTTCTCGACGCTCGGCTACATCCCCGGCATCGCGCTCTTTGCGGCGGGCGCGCTCTCCCCGATAGCCACCCTTCTTATAGTCCTGCTGACGCTTTTCGGGATGCTTCCGATGTACCGCCGGGTCGCCACCGAAAGCCCGAACGGTCAGGGTTCCATAGCGATGCTGGAGCGGCTCCTGTCGTTCTGGAAGGGGAAGGTCTTTGTTCTTGTCCTGCTCGGCTTCGTGGCGACGGCCTGGCTTGTCACCATCACCCTCTCCGCCGCCGACGCGACCGCGCACGTTGTCGAGAACCCGTTTGTCCCGGAGTTTGTCCGGGGCCAGCGGGTCCTTATAACCCTTGTTCTTCTGGCCCTGCTCGGGGGGATCTTCCTTAAAGGCTTTCGCGAGGCTATCGGGGTGGCCGTTCCGGTCGTGGCGGTCTTTCTCACGGTCAACCTTATCGCCGTGTCCGTCGGCTTCTACGAGATATTCACGACCCCCGGCTCGCTCCTGAGCTGGCGCGACGCGCTCTTTGCCGAGGCCCCGAACCCGCTTCTGATGTTCGCCGCGGCGATGCTCGTCTTTCCGCAGCTCGCGCTCGGGCTCTCGGGTTTTGAGACCGGGGTCTCGATGATGCCGCTTGTCCGGGGTGATCCGGGCGACAGACCGGATCATCCGACCGGGAGGATTCGCAACACCGGTAAGATGCTGATGGTCGCCGCCCTTATAATGAGCTTCTTTCTGCTCACGACAAGCTTCGTTACGGCGGTCCTGATCCCCGCCGAAGCCGCCGCGGAGGGCGGTCCGGCGAACGGTCGGGCGATGGCCTACCTCGCCCACGAGTACCTCGGCGACGGCTTCGGGACGGTCTACGATGTCTCGACCATCGCCATCCTCTGGTTTGCCGGAGCGTCCGCGATGGCCGGGCTCCTGAACATCGTGCCGCGTTACCTGCCGCGCTACGGGATGTCGCCGGAGTGGGGGCGGGCGGTACGCCCGATGGTGCTGGTCTACACGGCGGTCGCCTTTGTCGTGACCATCATCTTCGGGGCGAGCGTGGACGCTCAGGCCGGGGCCTACGCGACGGGGGTGCTCGCGATGATGACCTCCGCCGCCGTAGCCGTTACGCTCGCGGCCTTCAGACGCGGAGACCGAAGGATGGGGCTGTTCTTCACCGTTGTATCGGCGGTCTTTGTCTACGCGCTGGTCGCCAACGAAGTGCAGAGGCCGGACGGGCTGTTGATCGCCCTCCTCTTTATCTTCGCCATCGTCGTGCTCTCTCTTATCTCCCGGGCGGCCCGCTCGACCGAGCTTCGCACCGAGCGCGTGGAACTCGACGACGAGGCTCGCCGCTTTATCCGGGAAGCCTCAGAAAGCGGCGCGCTGCACATCATCGCCCACCGCCGGCGGCGCGGCGACAGCCCCGGCGAGTACGCGGAGAAGCAGAGCGAGCAGCACGAGGACAACCACATCCCGCCGGGGGTGATGCTCTTTCTTGAGGTAGACGTCGCCGACCCGTCCGAGTTCGCCGACGTGGTGGAGGTTCGCGGCGTGGACATCGGCGGCTACCGCGTCCTGCGCGCCGAAAGCTCCACCGTCCCGAACGCCATCGCCGCCCTGCTGCTCTACCTGCGCGACGAGACCGGGCTCCGGCCGCACTGCTACTTCGGCTGGACGGAGGGGAACCCCATCCTCTACCTTCTGCGCTACCTGCTCTTCGGCGAGGGCGACACCGCCCCTGTCTGCCGCGAGGTCCTGCGCGAGGCCGAACCCGACCCGAAGAAACGCCCCGCCATCCACGTCGGGGGATAG
- a CDS encoding NAD-dependent epimerase/dehydratase family protein, giving the protein MKVLVTGSRGKVGRATVAALLAKGHEVRAADVAPPTFEREVEGDPDEYIQADLTDAGSTFALARGVDAVIHAGAIPEPTAHPPHVVFQNNLMGVFNMLEAAIRFRVPRFVNVSSETVPGFFFPERPFYPDYLPVDEEHPIRPQDPYATAKHFSEQLMDAGVRRSDIRAISIRPCWVQHEGNYERNLGPQVRDASVLSPNFWSYIDVYDLADALVLAAESDLPGHEVFYIASPDNVGNRDLREMVEKYYPEEDIEIRDLERRDASGITCRKAMDLLGYAPKRTWSDYLDENGETKPGVGGR; this is encoded by the coding sequence ATGAAAGTTCTTGTAACGGGTTCTAGAGGCAAAGTCGGGCGGGCGACGGTTGCCGCGCTGCTCGCCAAGGGCCACGAGGTGCGGGCGGCGGATGTGGCCCCGCCGACCTTCGAGCGCGAGGTTGAGGGCGACCCCGACGAGTACATCCAGGCCGACCTCACGGACGCGGGCTCGACCTTCGCCCTTGCCCGGGGGGTGGACGCCGTTATCCACGCCGGGGCCATCCCGGAGCCGACCGCGCACCCGCCGCACGTTGTCTTCCAGAACAACCTTATGGGTGTCTTCAACATGCTGGAAGCCGCTATCCGCTTCAGGGTCCCGCGCTTCGTCAACGTATCGAGCGAGACCGTGCCGGGCTTTTTCTTTCCGGAGCGTCCGTTCTACCCGGACTACCTGCCGGTTGACGAAGAGCATCCCATCCGGCCGCAGGACCCCTACGCAACCGCCAAGCACTTCTCGGAGCAGCTCATGGACGCAGGCGTGAGGCGTTCGGACATCCGGGCGATCTCCATCCGCCCCTGCTGGGTGCAGCACGAGGGCAACTACGAGCGCAACCTCGGCCCGCAGGTCAGGGACGCGAGCGTGCTGAGCCCGAACTTCTGGAGCTACATTGATGTCTACGATCTCGCGGACGCGCTGGTCCTCGCCGCCGAGTCCGACTTACCCGGCCACGAGGTCTTCTACATCGCCTCGCCCGACAACGTCGGCAACCGCGACCTCCGCGAGATGGTCGAGAAGTACTACCCGGAAGAGGACATCGAGATCCGCGACCTGGAGCGTAGAGACGCCTCCGGCATAACCTGCAGAAAGGCGATGGACCTTCTCGGCTACGCCCCGAAGCGCACCTGGAGCGACTACCTCGATGAAAACGGCGAGACGAAACCGGGCGTCGGGGGCAGATAG
- a CDS encoding phosphoribosyltransferase family protein has product MPEDFVVAPGEVRQVQVSRKTHAVHRLVRGGDGVIRGWDTSFSADGYSLFKHGDERWTRKFGREVAEMLLNERSELFRPEAMRSDRVLLASFPYKYVPTAAANMVDHTLTRLNHVLTASGRPAAGLLHIFKYPWQASIEHYFPTMSEKERRLMLGNVRLSVDARRLKGAHLVVIDDVRVTGATQDMLLDFLGGIPGLASLTVAFLCDVAPEVARENPAAEFEINHHKVTTLDDIGAITGTGDFRWNVRVAKFVLEQEDEVAFDGFISGLETRYLEDLYRISMLNEYHREEKYLAHMRTLAREMEQRSLV; this is encoded by the coding sequence ATGCCAGAAGATTTCGTTGTGGCCCCGGGAGAGGTCAGGCAGGTTCAGGTATCCCGGAAGACGCATGCCGTACACCGTCTGGTGCGCGGGGGCGACGGTGTTATCCGGGGCTGGGACACGTCTTTCTCAGCGGACGGTTACAGCCTCTTCAAGCACGGTGACGAACGGTGGACGAGAAAGTTCGGGCGTGAGGTTGCGGAGATGTTGCTCAACGAGAGATCGGAGCTTTTCCGCCCGGAGGCGATGCGCTCGGACAGAGTTCTGCTCGCGTCGTTTCCGTACAAGTACGTCCCGACGGCGGCGGCGAACATGGTGGATCACACCCTCACCAGGCTCAACCATGTCCTGACGGCTTCGGGTCGTCCAGCGGCGGGCCTTTTGCATATCTTCAAGTACCCCTGGCAGGCGAGCATCGAACACTACTTCCCGACGATGAGCGAGAAAGAGCGGCGGCTCATGCTCGGCAACGTCCGCCTGAGCGTGGACGCGCGCCGCCTCAAAGGGGCGCACCTCGTGGTCATAGACGACGTGCGGGTAACGGGCGCGACGCAGGACATGCTCCTCGACTTCCTCGGGGGAATCCCCGGTCTCGCCTCGCTGACCGTCGCGTTTTTGTGCGACGTGGCTCCGGAGGTAGCCAGGGAGAATCCGGCGGCGGAGTTCGAGATCAACCACCACAAAGTAACCACCCTCGATGATATAGGGGCTATAACCGGGACCGGCGACTTTCGCTGGAACGTTCGGGTCGCGAAGTTCGTCCTGGAGCAGGAAGACGAGGTCGCCTTCGACGGCTTTATCTCTGGTCTCGAAACCCGCTACCTTGAAGACCTCTACCGGATCTCCATGCTCAACGAGTACCACCGTGAGGAGAAGTACCTCGCTCACATGCGGACCCTCGCCCGCGAGATGGAGCAGCGGAGTCTGGTATAA
- a CDS encoding NADPH:quinone oxidoreductase family protein, with the protein MKALRVHELGEPENVLKLEEVEDPTPKEGEVLVEVEAASLNFFDILLCRGEYQERPELPFSPGGEVAGTVAGTDRRVITTPSPTGGFAQKVVAGENDLFDIPDSLPAEKAAAMHIIYQTAHFALHRRGRLRAGETVVVNAGAGGVGSAAIQLAKAAGATVFATAGGPEKVEVCRTLGADRVFDYRAADLKEIVLSVKAATGGRGADVIFDPVGGDVFDASRRMIGFEGRLLVIGFAGGRIAEAPTNHALVKNYSVVGVHWGLYRTRAPHLVHETHRELMRLYGAGEIDPLVHSVVPFAEVPEALVRLGSRGTHGKLVTTPG; encoded by the coding sequence ATGAAGGCCCTACGAGTACACGAACTCGGAGAACCCGAAAACGTCCTGAAGCTGGAAGAGGTCGAGGACCCGACCCCGAAGGAGGGCGAAGTCCTTGTGGAGGTCGAGGCGGCGTCCCTTAACTTCTTTGACATCCTGCTCTGCCGGGGGGAGTATCAGGAACGCCCGGAGCTCCCGTTCTCGCCGGGCGGCGAGGTCGCCGGAACGGTCGCCGGGACGGACCGCCGCGTTATCACCACCCCCTCGCCGACGGGCGGCTTCGCTCAGAAGGTCGTCGCTGGCGAGAACGATCTCTTCGACATCCCGGACTCCCTCCCCGCCGAGAAGGCCGCCGCCATGCACATCATCTACCAGACCGCCCACTTCGCCCTCCACCGCCGGGGGAGGCTCCGGGCGGGCGAGACGGTCGTGGTAAACGCCGGGGCCGGCGGGGTCGGTTCGGCGGCGATACAGCTCGCAAAGGCCGCCGGGGCGACGGTCTTTGCGACGGCGGGCGGCCCGGAGAAGGTCGAGGTCTGCCGGACGCTCGGGGCGGACAGGGTCTTTGACTACCGGGCGGCCGACCTGAAGGAGATAGTCCTCTCGGTCAAGGCGGCGACGGGCGGGCGCGGGGCGGACGTTATCTTCGACCCCGTCGGGGGCGACGTGTTCGATGCTTCAAGAAGGATGATCGGCTTCGAGGGCCGCCTCCTTGTTATAGGCTTCGCCGGGGGGCGTATCGCCGAGGCCCCGACAAACCACGCCCTCGTCAAGAACTACTCCGTCGTCGGGGTCCACTGGGGCCTCTACCGCACCAGAGCCCCGCACCTCGTCCACGAGACCCACAGGGAACTCATGCGCCTCTACGGAGCCGGAGAGATAGACCCGCTCGTACACTCCGTTGTACCGTTCGCCGAGGTTCCGGAGGCGCTTGTCCGGCTCGGCTCTCGCGGGACGCACGGCAAGCTCGTGACCACGCCGGGGTGA
- a CDS encoding CBS and ACT domain-containing protein, translating into MLKVRDSMTREVATLAPEASVAQAWQLLREREVRHIPIVEGGRLVGLVSDRDLRDASPVRKSDDGGEDENVFGWASMRDIMTTKPVTISPFDTIEHAAREIYDRRIGCLPVVEGGDLAGIITSSDMMRTLIELFGAGKPGVWLEVEVSDEPGALAGIVDAISDRHVNLASVFVAPGHRVSDKVIALRLETTNPKGIVGALEDAGYAVETVESTAEVNTSHEEI; encoded by the coding sequence ATGCTGAAGGTAAGAGATTCCATGACGAGGGAGGTCGCGACGCTCGCGCCGGAGGCGAGCGTCGCCCAGGCGTGGCAGCTTCTGCGCGAACGCGAGGTCCGGCACATCCCGATAGTCGAGGGCGGCAGGCTCGTGGGTCTTGTCTCCGACCGCGACCTGCGCGACGCAAGCCCGGTCAGGAAGTCCGACGACGGCGGCGAGGACGAAAACGTCTTCGGCTGGGCCAGCATGCGCGACATAATGACCACGAAGCCCGTAACCATAAGCCCCTTCGACACGATAGAACACGCGGCGCGTGAGATCTACGACCGCAGGATAGGCTGCCTGCCCGTCGTGGAGGGCGGCGACCTCGCCGGGATAATCACCTCCTCGGACATGATGCGGACGCTCATCGAGCTCTTCGGGGCCGGGAAACCGGGGGTCTGGCTCGAGGTCGAGGTTTCGGACGAGCCGGGGGCGCTCGCCGGGATAGTGGACGCCATAAGCGACCGCCACGTGAACCTCGCGAGCGTCTTTGTCGCTCCGGGCCACCGCGTCTCGGACAAGGTTATCGCCCTGCGCCTCGAAACCACGAACCCGAAGGGCATAGTCGGCGCTCTGGAGGACGCCGGGTACGCGGTCGAGACGGTCGAGTCCACGGCGGAGGTCAACACCAGCCACGAGGAGATCTAG
- a CDS encoding quinone oxidoreductase family protein: MKAIKVEATGGPEVLSFRDVEVPRPGAGELLVKVSATGINYIETYQREGIYPMNLPYTPGSEGAGEVVEVGEGVTNFEVGDYVATAAGVGLYAEYAVVAQDRAVPVNVTLVEARVAAAAMLQGMTAHYLTHSTFPLKKGHTMVIHAAAGGVGLLVCQMAKMLGAQVIGTAGSEEKAKLARGAGADEVILYRDVDFAAEVDRLTDGAGADVVYDSVGRDTFDRSLDCLKPRGMLVLFGASSGPVPPVDLQVLNQKGGLYVTRPALGQYTQTREELLWRAESVLSWIGNGTLDIRIGGTYALEDAKRAHEDLQGRRTTGKLILIPDAG, from the coding sequence GGTCTCCGCCACCGGGATCAACTACATAGAGACCTACCAGCGCGAGGGGATCTACCCGATGAACCTCCCCTACACCCCCGGCTCCGAGGGGGCGGGCGAGGTCGTAGAGGTCGGGGAGGGCGTCACGAACTTCGAGGTCGGGGACTACGTTGCGACCGCCGCCGGGGTCGGGCTCTACGCCGAGTACGCGGTAGTTGCTCAGGACAGGGCCGTCCCGGTGAACGTAACGCTCGTCGAGGCTCGGGTCGCCGCGGCGGCGATGCTCCAGGGGATGACCGCCCACTACCTCACCCACTCGACCTTCCCCCTGAAGAAGGGCCACACCATGGTTATCCACGCCGCCGCCGGGGGCGTCGGCCTGCTCGTCTGCCAGATGGCGAAGATGCTCGGCGCGCAGGTTATCGGGACCGCCGGGAGCGAGGAGAAAGCAAAGCTCGCCAGAGGGGCAGGGGCCGATGAGGTGATCCTCTACCGCGACGTGGACTTCGCCGCCGAGGTAGACCGCCTGACCGACGGCGCGGGCGCGGACGTAGTCTACGACTCGGTCGGCAGGGACACCTTCGACAGGAGCCTCGACTGCCTGAAACCGCGCGGGATGCTCGTTCTCTTCGGGGCGTCGAGCGGCCCGGTGCCACCCGTTGACCTTCAGGTCTTGAACCAGAAAGGCGGCCTGTACGTAACGCGGCCCGCGCTTGGGCAGTACACGCAGACCAGAGAGGAACTTCTCTGGCGGGCGGAGAGCGTTCTCTCCTGGATCGGCAACGGCACCCTCGACATACGCATCGGCGGCACGTACGCCCTCGAAGACGCAAAAAGGGCCCACGAAGACTTGCAGGGCCGAAGGACCACCGGGAAGCTTATCCTTATCCCGGACGCGGGCTGA